From one Gemmatimonadaceae bacterium genomic stretch:
- a CDS encoding peptidylprolyl isomerase, translating into MTKLATIETNKGTLTVELFPGEAPGTVENFEKLANSGFYDGIKFHRVIPEFVVQGGCPHTKDGKGPVGTGGPGWKIKCETAGNPHKHKVGALSMAHAGKDTGGSQFFLVLSEGNTRHLNGVHTVFGQVTEGLEILPTIVQNDHMVSVRVADVA; encoded by the coding sequence GTGACCAAGCTGGCTACGATCGAAACCAACAAGGGCACCCTGACGGTGGAGCTGTTCCCCGGCGAGGCGCCTGGTACTGTCGAAAATTTCGAGAAGCTCGCCAACAGCGGCTTCTATGATGGCATCAAGTTCCACCGCGTGATCCCCGAGTTCGTGGTGCAGGGCGGCTGCCCGCACACGAAGGACGGCAAGGGTCCGGTCGGCACCGGCGGCCCGGGGTGGAAGATCAAGTGCGAGACGGCGGGCAACCCGCACAAGCACAAGGTGGGCGCGCTCTCCATGGCGCACGCCGGCAAGGACACGGGCGGCAGCCAGTTCTTCCTCGTGCTGAGCGAGGGCAACACGCGCCATCTGAACGGCGTCCACACCGTGTTCGGCCAGGTGACGGAGGGTCTGGAGATCCTCCCGACCATCGTGCAGAATGACCACATGGTGTCGGTGCGCGTCGCCGACGTCGCGTAA
- a CDS encoding type II toxin-antitoxin system VapC family toxin has product MILADTSVWIDHFRRGNARLAEQLEAGVIFCHPFVIGELACGLLKSRHEVLTLLGELPQARVLTDAEVLAFIEQHRLAGRGLGLIDVHLLGSSRLEGAELFTLDRRLAQVALRHR; this is encoded by the coding sequence ATGATTCTGGCGGACACCTCCGTCTGGATCGATCACTTTCGGCGGGGCAATGCGCGGCTCGCCGAGCAACTCGAGGCCGGGGTGATTTTCTGTCACCCGTTCGTGATCGGGGAGCTCGCTTGTGGCCTGTTGAAATCGCGGCATGAGGTGCTGACGCTGCTCGGCGAGCTGCCGCAGGCCCGCGTGCTGACCGATGCCGAGGTCCTGGCCTTCATTGAGCAGCACCGACTGGCCGGGCGCGGCCTGGGGCTCATCGATGTCCACCTGCTCGGCTCGAGCCGGCTCGAAGGCGCGGAGCTCTTCACGCTCGATCGGCGGCTGGCCCAGGTGGCCCTGCGCCACCGGTAG
- a CDS encoding type II toxin-antitoxin system VapB family antitoxin: MKTTLNIDDHVLAEAMRLTGISEKTALVHAGLQALVARESARRLAALGGSQPTLSPVPRRRSEPRPR, translated from the coding sequence ATGAAAACCACCTTGAATATTGACGACCACGTCCTCGCCGAGGCGATGCGGCTCACGGGGATCAGCGAGAAGACGGCACTCGTGCACGCCGGGCTGCAGGCGCTCGTCGCTCGGGAGAGCGCCCGCCGACTGGCGGCGCTGGGTGGGTCGCAGCCGACCCTGTCGCCGGTCCCTCGGCGACGGTCCGAGCCGCGCCCCCGATGA